A single window of Candidatus Kryptoniota bacterium DNA harbors:
- a CDS encoding DnaJ domain-containing protein gives MNYKDYYKVLGVTKNATPEEIKSVYRKLALKYHPDRTKGDKVAEEKFKEVNEANEVLSDPEKRKKYDQFGEDWKHYQEAGAQPGGFDWSRYASDQGAKTHRMSREDFDAMFADEGTADLFEFLFGQERGQRRRRKTYAIKGEDFEAETTLSLEEAYHGTNSKSEACLSLRPSLITAPRSS, from the coding sequence ATGAATTACAAAGACTATTACAAAGTGTTAGGTGTCACAAAAAATGCAACACCAGAGGAAATCAAGAGCGTATACCGAAAGCTTGCTCTTAAGTACCATCCGGACAGAACCAAGGGAGATAAAGTCGCCGAGGAGAAGTTCAAAGAAGTGAACGAAGCAAATGAAGTCCTTAGCGATCCGGAAAAGCGGAAGAAGTACGATCAATTCGGCGAAGATTGGAAGCACTATCAGGAAGCTGGAGCACAACCAGGAGGATTCGACTGGTCGAGATATGCGAGTGATCAAGGCGCCAAAACACATCGGATGAGCCGTGAAGATTTCGATGCGATGTTTGCGGATGAAGGCACAGCCGATCTCTTTGAATTCCTTTTTGGGCAAGAGCGCGGCCAGAGACGAAGAAGGAAGACTTACGCAATCAAAGGAGAAGATTTTGAGGCAGAGACAACGCTCTCGCTTGAAGAAGCCTATCATGGTACAAATTCGAAATCAGAAGCATGCTTATCACTTCGGCCGAGTCTCATCACTGCGCCAAGAAGCTCATGA